Proteins encoded together in one Leptospira bourretii window:
- the groES gene encoding co-chaperone GroES yields the protein MASIKPLGDRVVVEPKNESEEKIGSIIVPDTAKEKPQEGKVIAVGQGRYEDGKLVPLEVKVGDTVLYGKYSGTEIKQGGRDLLIIRESDILGVVTN from the coding sequence ATGGCATCAATCAAACCTTTAGGCGACCGAGTGGTCGTAGAGCCAAAGAATGAGTCGGAAGAAAAAATCGGATCCATCATCGTACCGGACACAGCGAAAGAAAAACCACAAGAAGGGAAAGTCATCGCTGTAGGACAAGGTCGTTATGAAGACGGAAAACTCGTTCCTTTAGAAGTAAAGGTAGGAGATACAGTTCTCTACGGAAAATACTCCGGAACTGAGATCAAACAAGGCGGACGTGATTTACTCATCATCCGTGAAAGCGACATCCTCGGTGTTGTGACAAACTAA